The Hippocampus zosterae strain Florida chromosome 20, ASM2543408v3, whole genome shotgun sequence genome contains a region encoding:
- the snx7 gene encoding sorting nexin-7 — protein MNCRADMLAKDMSDLEEDEDLEVFSKKLLLTDDDPAANSPSSMLNQYQPDEDERQTGGAKDLLVTVDSPESRVTAIETFIVYRVVTKTARSEFDSCEYEVLRRYQDFLWLRSRLEESHPSLIVPPLPEKFVMKGMVERFTDDFIDTRKKALHRFLNKIAEHPTLSSSRHFQLFLTAQDFSSRKKPGPGLLSRMGETVRAAANSVRGVKSRPQEFTLMQEYAERFGCRISSVDKVSRRIVKEQREHLDELKQYGPLYGQWAQAEEELREPLNLVARCVERCGKEAEERMRHLSAVLVPALHDYALYAEVLKTVTKRRDAIQADLETKNEALASKKSDREDAELEKEVDALADRLETANGALKADWVRWQSNMRDDLKWAFISTAEKNVECYEKCLAVWESFLLSQRRDPVEDAG, from the exons ATGAATTGTCGGGCGGACATGTTAGCAAAGGACATGTCGGATCTGGAAGAAGACGAAGACCTGGAGGTGTTCAGTAAG AAATTATTACTGACAGACGATGATCCCGCGGCCAACTCTCCCAGCTCGATGCTCAACCAGTACCAACCGGATGAAGATGAACGGCAGACCGGCGGCGCTAAAGACCTGCTTGTGACAGTCGACAGTCCAGAGAGTCGCGTCACAGCTATTGAGACCTTCATCGTGTACAGAGTGGTGACCAAG ACGGCGAGGAGTGAGTTTGACTCATGCGAGTACGAGGTGCTCCGCCGCTACCAGGACTTCCTTTGGCTACGGAGCCGACTGGAAGAAAGCCACCCGAGCCTCATCGTCCCC CCTCTTCCGGAGAAGTTTGTGATGAAAGGCATGGTGGAGCGCTTCACCGACGACTTCATCGACACCAGGAAGAAAGCCCTGCACCGCTTCCTCAATAAGATCGCCGAGCATCCCACCCTGTCTTCGAGTCGCCACTTCCAACTCTTCCTAACTGCTCAG GATTTCTCGTCTCGCAAGAAACCCGGGCCGGGCCTCTTGAGTCGAATGGGCGAGACGGTCCGGGCGGCGGCCAACTCGGTGCGGGGCGTCAAGAGCCGCCCGCAGGAGTTCACACTGATGCAGGAGTACGCTGAACGTTTCGGCTGCCGGATCTCGTCCGTTGACAAGGTTTCTCGGAGGATCGTCAAGGAGCAGCGAG AGCACTTGGACGAGCTGAAGCAGTACGGGCCCCTCTACGGCCAGTGGGCGCAGGCGGAGGAGGAGCTGCGAGAGCCGCTCAACCTCGTCGCCCGCTGCGTGGAGCGATGCGGCAAAGAAGCGGAAGAGCGGATGCGCCATCTCTCGGCCGTGCTGGTCCCCGCTCTCCACGACTACGCGCTCTACGCCGAGGTACTCAAG ACGGTGACCAAACGGCGAGACGCCATCCAGGCCGACTTGGAGACCAAAAATGAGGCCCTCGCCTCCAAGAAGTCCGACCGAGAAGAT gccgagctggagAAAGAAGTGGACGCTCTGGCCGATCGACTGGAAACGGCGAACGGCGCGTTGAAGGCGGATTGGGTCCGCTGGCAGAGCAATATGAGAGACGACCTCAAATGGGCTTTCATCTCGACCGCTGAGAAGAACGTGGAATGCTATGAGAAG TGCCTGGCGGTGTGGGAATCATTCCTCTTGTCTCAACGAAGGGATCCCGTTGAAGACGCAGGATGA
- the ppp1r3g gene encoding protein phosphatase 1 regulatory subunit 3G, whose amino-acid sequence MDREPDPDDDDDDDDRLDDDQDARQLERRMSERRRARSLPACPASLLLAAVAPSEQRKRVQFADSLGLSLASVKHFSALDEPRVPTKVFSRHTGRPAAAAGGRHSHPAGGGRLVACFSELADPDSRLRLLRVCLERLSVTHFDVRGHVRVLSGSACGEVGVRYTFNEWLSHVDAQALLLDAHPPGGGGARYGFTVYTPPEMEEGAAVHLAVYFRSDQGDFWDNNDGRNFTLRYCAPALPPPEPHERK is encoded by the coding sequence ATGGACCGCGAACCGGAcccggacgacgacgacgacgacgacgaccgaCTGGACGACGACCAGGACGCCCGCCAGCTGGAGCGGCGCATGAGCGAGAGGCGGCGGGCCCGCTCGCTGCCCGCCTGCCCGGCCTCGCTGCTGCTGGCCGCCGTGGCCCCGAGCGAGCAGCGCAAGCGGGTCCAGTTCGCAGACTCGCTCGGGCTGAGTCTGGCCAGCGTCAAACACTTCAGCGCGCTCGACGAGCCCCGAGTGCCCACCAAGGTGTTCTCCAGACACACCGGGCGgccggcggcagcggcgggcgGGCGGCACTCGCACCCGGCGGGGGGAGGGCGCCTCGTGGCCTGCTTCTCCGAGCTGGCGGACCCTGACTCTCGCCTTCGGCTGCTGCGCGTGTGCCTGGAACGGCTCTCCGTCACGCACTTCGACGTGCGCGGCCACGTGCGCGTGCTGAGCGGTAGCGCGTGCGGGGAGGTGGGCGTGCGCTACACATTCAACGAGTGGCTGTCGCACGTGGACGCGCAGGCCCTGCTGCTGGACGCGCACCcgccggggggcgggggcgcgcGCTACGGCTTCACCGTCTAcacgccccctgagatggaggAAGGCGCCGCCGTGCACCTGGCCGTCTACTTCCGCTCCGACCAGGGCGACTTCTGGGACAACAACGACGGGCGAAACTTCACGCTCCGCTACTGCGCGCCCGCTTTGCCGCCTCCCGAGCCGCACGAACGGAAGTGA
- the LOC127593093 gene encoding LYR motif-containing protein 4 isoform X3 — protein MSAPSRAQVISLYKMLLRESYNFPSYNYRTYAVRRVRDAFRVNKNVADPNTVERLVLEGRQSLALIQRQVVVGGMFQAPKTAVE, from the exons ATGTCGGCGCCCTCGAGAGCGCAGGTGATTTCTCTGTACAAGATGCTCCTAAGAGAAAGTTACAACTTCCCCTCGTACAACTACAG GACGTACGCGGTGCGGCGTGTGCGCGATGCTTTCAGAGTCAACAAGAATGTGGCCGACCCAAACACGGTGGAGAGGCTGGTGCTGGAGGGCCGCCAGTCACTGGCGCTGATACAGAGACAG GTGGTTGTGGGCGGTATGTTCCAGGCTCCGAAGACAGCGGTGGAGTAG
- the LOC127593093 gene encoding LYR motif-containing protein 4 isoform X2 — MMSAPSRAQVISLYKMLLRESYNFPSYNYRTYAVRRVRDAFRVNKNVADPNTVERLVLEGRQSLALIQRQVVVGGMFQAPKTAVE; from the exons TGTCGGCGCCCTCGAGAGCGCAGGTGATTTCTCTGTACAAGATGCTCCTAAGAGAAAGTTACAACTTCCCCTCGTACAACTACAG GACGTACGCGGTGCGGCGTGTGCGCGATGCTTTCAGAGTCAACAAGAATGTGGCCGACCCAAACACGGTGGAGAGGCTGGTGCTGGAGGGCCGCCAGTCACTGGCGCTGATACAGAGACAG GTGGTTGTGGGCGGTATGTTCCAGGCTCCGAAGACAGCGGTGGAGTAG